One segment of Sinorhizobium sp. BG8 DNA contains the following:
- a CDS encoding SDR family NAD(P)-dependent oxidoreductase, with amino-acid sequence MPHAVLSPNNVAVVTGAASGIGLAAAKKFADLGMKVVLADLGGDKLDQAASEVSAIASSGAADVMAVATDVSDQKAVEALEHAAVSRFGKVHLLMNNAGVQPGSALFGPRENWEKVFAVNLWGVINCTRAMAPGMIAHGEPALIINTGSKQGITTPPGDPAYNVSKAGVKVFTEALQHDLRGLEGARVSAHLLIPGFVFTGMTAGGRAERPTGAWTSEQTVDFMVESLERGDFYILCPDNDVDRATDEKRILWAARDIVENRPPLSRWHPDYGEAFRAFLAETGK; translated from the coding sequence ATGCCGCACGCCGTTCTTTCTCCGAACAATGTCGCAGTTGTCACCGGTGCTGCTTCCGGGATAGGCCTCGCCGCTGCCAAGAAATTTGCCGACCTCGGGATGAAGGTCGTCCTGGCAGATCTTGGCGGCGACAAGCTTGATCAGGCCGCTTCGGAAGTCTCGGCGATCGCCTCTTCCGGAGCGGCGGACGTCATGGCCGTGGCGACGGATGTCTCGGACCAGAAGGCCGTCGAGGCGCTGGAACACGCGGCGGTTTCCCGTTTCGGCAAGGTGCATCTCCTGATGAACAATGCGGGCGTCCAGCCGGGAAGTGCGCTCTTCGGTCCGCGGGAAAACTGGGAGAAGGTGTTTGCGGTCAACCTGTGGGGCGTGATCAACTGTACTCGCGCGATGGCGCCGGGGATGATCGCCCACGGCGAGCCCGCTCTCATCATCAATACAGGATCGAAGCAGGGGATCACGACGCCTCCCGGCGACCCCGCCTACAATGTTTCGAAGGCGGGCGTGAAGGTCTTTACCGAAGCCTTGCAGCATGACCTGCGGGGTCTCGAGGGAGCCCGGGTCTCCGCGCACCTGCTCATTCCGGGTTTCGTCTTCACGGGAATGACGGCCGGAGGGCGAGCAGAGCGTCCCACGGGCGCCTGGACGTCGGAGCAGACGGTCGACTTCATGGTGGAAAGCCTCGAACGCGGCGATTTCTATATTCTGTGCCCTGACAACGACGTCGATCGCGCGACCGACGAGAAGCGCATTCTCTGGGCTGCGCGGGATATTGTCGAGAACCGTCCGCCACTCTCCCGCTGGCATCCGGACTATGGGGAGGCCTTCCGGGCTTTCCTCGCCGAAACGGGCAAATAG
- a CDS encoding AraC family transcriptional regulator yields the protein MTFQPRMQNRIEGFSVIGDLRRRNWNGVVADLWDVECAPGAGGYYVAQDPRLVVVLDMKGGRNGKVSFAPSRNGTTVEQRRHTLSYIPAGMELWAELRDVEYIRHLDLHFNIEALGRRLMEDLDPVRLSDPRLMFQDPRFLALAELIAAECDNPDPLHNLYGDGLTVALFVDLMRVPLARSRKRSQLASWQLRRATDFIEANCLRGIRLEELSQLTGLSQSYFSHAFKASTGVAPHQWQMNLRIEKAKQLLLETDVPLTIVASDTGFSDQAHFTRTFRRVVGATPSNWKKSRRT from the coding sequence ATGACGTTTCAGCCGCGCATGCAAAACAGGATCGAAGGCTTCTCGGTCATCGGCGACCTGCGAAGACGGAACTGGAACGGGGTTGTGGCCGACCTCTGGGACGTGGAATGCGCACCCGGCGCAGGCGGATACTATGTCGCCCAGGACCCGCGGCTCGTCGTCGTCCTAGACATGAAGGGTGGGCGAAATGGCAAGGTCAGCTTCGCTCCCAGCCGCAACGGCACGACCGTCGAGCAACGGCGGCACACGCTCTCCTATATACCCGCAGGCATGGAGCTCTGGGCGGAACTGCGCGATGTCGAGTACATTCGCCACCTGGACCTGCATTTCAACATAGAGGCGCTCGGCCGAAGGTTGATGGAGGATCTGGATCCCGTCCGGCTGTCGGATCCCCGTCTCATGTTTCAGGATCCGCGTTTCCTCGCGCTTGCGGAACTGATCGCCGCGGAATGCGACAACCCCGATCCGCTCCACAATCTCTACGGCGACGGACTGACGGTCGCACTCTTCGTTGATCTCATGCGCGTTCCTCTCGCAAGGAGCCGCAAGCGCAGCCAGCTGGCATCCTGGCAGCTCCGCCGGGCGACCGATTTCATCGAGGCCAATTGCCTGCGTGGCATCAGGCTCGAGGAGCTTTCGCAGCTGACGGGTCTGTCGCAGTCCTATTTCAGCCATGCCTTCAAGGCTTCGACCGGCGTGGCGCCGCACCAGTGGCAGATGAACCTCAGGATCGAGAAGGCAAAACAGCTTCTGCTCGAGACCGATGTTCCGCTGACCATAGTCGCATCCGACACCGGGTTTTCCGACCAGGCCCACTTCACCCGCACATTCAGGCGCGTCGTTGGCGCCACGCCCTCCAACTGGAAGAAGAGCCGGCGGACCTGA